In Ischnura elegans chromosome 3, ioIscEleg1.1, whole genome shotgun sequence, the sequence TTTCGAAGACATCTTCATTTGTAGCCTCACAACACATGTCATTCCTTTTTCCAGGTACCTTGCATCAGGGGACTCAATGACGTCCATTCACTACAGTTTCCGTGTTGGGCTGTCCACGGTGTCAAGCATTATTAGGGAGACCTGTTCGGCTTTATGGGAAGTCTGCAGAGGGGATTTCTTAGCTCCAACAGAGGAGAATTGGAGGAGATTGGCCCATGACTTTGAGGAGAGGTGGAAGTTTCCCCACTGCATTGGGGCTATAGATGGGAAGCATGTCGTCATTCAAGTAAGTAATATGGACGTAGGAATGAGGAAAAAcaatgcatcaataaaaaattcctaatttcTATTTCCATCCTACAGGCTTTCGAAAACTCAGGATCTGAGTATTATAACTATAAAGGCCAGCACAGCCTAGTGCTCCTGGGAGTTTGTGATGCCCAAAATAAATTCACTGTAGTGGACATAGGGGCACAAGGCCGCCACAGTGATGGAGGCATCTTCGCTAACTCCATTATGGGGTGGAATTTTCAGGCGGGACAAATGAATCTGCCGCCTCCAGATAAATTCCACCAAAATTATGAGGAATGCCCATATTTTATGGTGGGTGATGAGGCGTTCGGCTTGACCGAGTACTTGTTAAGGCCTTATCCGGGCAGAAATAGGGGACGATTGACGTACGAGCAGCAGGTTTTTAATTATCGGTAAGTTTCTATTCACACACTCAAGTGCCTCAAATTGAATTAAAGAAATGGATTAGTGATGAACCTTGTCATTCCAGGCTGTCATTGGCGAGGAAAACCATAGAGTGTACCTTCGGTATGCTGGCGCAAAGGTGGAGGATACTTAGGAAGCCAATAATAGCAGCGGAAGAGACAGTGGACGGTATTGTGAAGGCTGCAGTAGTACTACATAATTTCCTAAGGGATTTAGAAGAGGAAAGGGGCGAGAGAAACTATCTAGCTGTGGGCGATGAAGATGGGGAGGGAATGCCAGATGTGGCAAACGCAGGGATAGGGAATCATACCAGGAGGGCGGCAAGGGTTAGGGATATTATgaaaagttacttttgtaatgaaggTGCAGTACCTTGGCAACCGCAATAAACTGCTTGGAAAGTTTACATTGAGTTTCTATGAATTCCTTTATTCCAGGTAAACTAACTATGAGATAGTACCTAGTGTATTCAATATAATCAAGTGCTCAGAAGGTAAGGTATGTTGCATTGTGTGGAAGGGTTTTACCTTCATTAAGTTACTGGGAAAGGCTGATGAGGTAATGTAAATGGAATAGATAAAATAATACCTATTGGGAAGTGGGCTCACCCTCACTCTTAAAGGGGTTAAAAACCTCCCATGTATGTATGATCATAATGCCAAAGAAGGTATTCATTGAAGGAATTGAAGGTAATAACAGTACGGTCATCTTACTTGTGGAAAACTACCCGGCCCACCCAATAATTGACCTGAGGGTCATGATACTAGTCTTCCTGCCAACAATGCAACTTTCTTACTACAGCCACGTTTTTATGCAAAAAGTACTCATGCGACAAGAGTAGAGAGAATTTTCAATACCTCAGAGGACATTTTTCATTACTAATTCAAATCCTCCTGCCTTCAATGAACTGATTTTCACTAACGTTGGATTCAAAAAGtagaacttgattttttttaacttctggaGGCACAACCCTCCTCGGAAACCCCTTTCATTGGAATACTGCGCTGCAaacattatgaaaatgaaattattagggACCGCCAAGGAAACATTTGTACTATTTCAACCCTACATTGAAGGATGAAAACTACCAAGTTTTATTCAAGTCAGTgttggtgggtgtcatgcctgtatgaattgaaatgggaaaaaaaaacccttaatttcaaccagaatattgCCAGTAATGCTTAAATGAAAGAGGTGTATGGAGGAAATTCAAAGTGGCCACATCAGTTGTGCAATCTGTGTCTCTCCAATGGATTAGTGCTCTTACTGTCGGCTTAAGCTGAGACGAAATGATGAATAATTCACTCACAACATGCAACAAATTTTCAGTCCAACTTACCATGTCCTTGTTTACTTGCCTatggtgatagttatattttcacaACATTGTGGGCCAAGGGTATAAACTCAATAAACcagacttcaaaataaaaatttatttcagaatttctAAAATCTGAATTTGTAGGGCCACCAAGTCCTCCCTCTTCTTTTGCCGCAGCAGATCTGCCACTGCCATGCAGAAGTGGTGGATACCGTCATTTTCTTTGGGCTTTGTGTCCCTCAACTCCTGCAGAATCCTCTCAGTGAATTCTCCTCGTTGAGCTGAAATCCAAATGCCAATGATAAGTTATGTGGCTGTGCAAAGGAATGCAGGCAGAGAAATAAATGCAGTGTAATAATATATTGATGGCCTTTTTGAGGTAGGTCTTAATGCATGTAGCTCCTAAGTAGGATGGCATTGATTCTAATTGAGCACATTTGAGATCCATAAAGaagtatgcatttaaaattgcgGAGTAATATCTTAAATAGGCATCAACATGATGCTGTGAAACTGCTACCACAAATGAATCAGACATATTAAAGATGCAAAGAATTTGGAAGCATCAATGAGAAACTTTACCACTTAACACAATTCTAAGGAGCAAATtgtagaaataaaagtaaaaaaagaagaccATGACGACAAGACTTACAAGACTTGGGGGATGGGGATGATAAAGGAACTGCTCCCGAGCCAACAGTTGGAGTGAAACGTGCTCCATTCCCCTCATCCAGGCTGCATGATGTCCTATAAGAACAGATATTAATTAAAGCACATCCTCTGTCATCTCAATAAAATGTACAGGTAATTATTTGTGAAGCTCACACGAAAAAAGCCATGGACAGACGACACttactttttgtattttatacaacTGTTAAGGTATGTCAGAGAGTCGAAGTGCACCCACTTCTTCCTCTTCAGTGCCCCTGATCCACTGGGTGGGTGCACATTCTTCTCCCTGACATACCTGTCCCTCAGGCTTTTGAATTTTGAGGGGAGCTCtgcctccgggatttttcctgcAATGATTGGTTATGTATAGAACTTTAACTTAAGCTGCCAGAGTAATAACAAGAGAAACACTTGGGAAAGTTTGTCAATGCATACCATCTAAGGCCAAGTATACCTCCCTCCACAACATTGCCTTCCTCTCAGGAGTCCTCTCTTTGAGAGGAAGGCGAATGTCGAATAGTGGTGGTCGCTGCTGCACCTCCATAATGAGGGCCTCAATGAGGCAGTCGTCctctgaaaaatgaattgatacatAGTCATTTGTTGCAAACGTAAACGTAAtgtgcaaggaaatagtttctcagtGGAATAACTCACCAATAGTCTCCCCACTGCTGCTTGTTGAGGGCCCTGCAAGTAATACAAGGAGGCTGTTTTCATTCATCACAGCAACCAACCGCACTGTATAATAACTAGAATTCTTACTTAAAGGCTTATGAAATACTTCTAGGTTAAACACAAAGGAACCATTACTTAAGAAAATAATACTCGCATTTTACATTATGTTTACGAGTGTTCTTACATTACTCACACTACATTATTTAAGAATACTGATACTCACATCACCATTTTGATATTGTATGTGAATCAAGGCTCTACATATCCACGGGTTTCACTTACAGTTAATACCAGCTAATGATAATGCAAGGAATGACACTGCTTACTCTCAACTGAAGCTGCTACAAACTACCTTACCCAACATTTGTATAAAAACTACATGCACTTGTAAATATAGTCACTCACCAGGTTCTACCAAATTGCCCTTGTGGCACACTTGGTCCGTATATATTTGATCGGTGACGATAACTGAAAGAAAGGACAGATATTAGATACCGCTGATGAGTTTCTTTTCAAGAACACGTGCAATCAATCccaaaaatgatattaatgcCTGATCAGGCCAAAACTTACTCTCTCCCGATCGATATATCTTCCCCTGCAATTGATCCACATGAGTGAGATTCAGGAAGCATTCATGGTTGCCAATAGCATCCCGAGGCACCTTGCCCGAGCAGTGGCCACAGATGTACTAATGGGAAAGTTAAGAAGCCATACTTAAGGGAACCAGATTGAAGTAAAAGAAAGTGTATCATGCATATGTCACTGCCAATGAAAAAGCAGACTGCTATATTGAAAAAGAAGTGATAACTCTGAACACCCTGGCTACATTCATCTATCGCTTGGACTTCAACTGAGAAAGCAAGTTAAAGGTGAGAACATAAGAACTTAGAACAATCATGAATTACAATTAAAGCATACAAAATGTTGGGGTTAATTAACCGAATGTGCAGATTAAAAAAGTTGGAATTGCTGATCACTTCTCTATGCTACCTTGGTTACATACGTTTTGGAATATGGTACGGTGTCCTCCTTCCATGGTACGGTCATGGAAGAAGGGTATGGTTATTGGGAACCCATATTATGATACCCACATGCATACTCTGgaaagtgagaaaatgaaatgtCTTAAATTACTTGACCATAAATCTTAAGAAAATGCCACAGGACTCAACATTTCTGCACAACATTTGCATTTGTACACTCTTTCAATTCGTAAAAGGCATATTGGAATGCTCTTCCTTAATGATAATAACATTAAATCCCCTGATTTATAGACCTTGCTAACTTATAAGTTTCCAAAATTTCCCAATTCTAAACATCCGTACGAGAAATTCGACCCCTTGCTATTTTCGTTACCAGCCATCCAACTACACCAAAAATATGATTACTTACAGAACAATAATTGATTGTAGCTTATAGTGGTAtgactttgatttttttcattctttttcctcaAGTTCAAAAAGTGCGCATTAAATAAAGTAACAATGTGATACCATAATGTATGTTATCATAAATGAAAACTCCTCTGAACACCTAGATATTTTATACACACCTTTTAAATCTGAATTTGATGATAATCTAATCAAATTAATTGAACGGCTTTCCTGTGTATTACTTAGTAATTTCTGTAAATATGTATATCTATTCCTAATGAAGTGCGGTGATGTCCCTAGAGTAATTACGTTACTTCATTAACCTTTTATTTTGATTACTGTCTTTGAAACACTAAAATTTTATAGTGCAAGTGGAACTGCAGGTTTCCTAATTACATGGAATTGCCAATGTTAATAACGTTCTTGAACGTGCAGTAGTCACTAAAGCATCGTACCAATGTAAACGCATTGCCCATGCATTAATTTCATCACATAATTTGCAATAAAGAAAGAATACACCCCGCTAACAAACACGTTTTAACTCCGAATGAGATTCGTGTGCAcattaatgaatgaattcattacccgtaaattaaaattttcaaacactagAAATACTTAACAAGAGTAGTGCGGAATTTTAACCTTATAAAAGGAATAATATGCAAGCCTATCGATGATGAATTGGAAGGGTTCGAGAcagacgaataaaatatttttaaatgaactgtGGCTAGCCTGGGAATAACATGTAATGAGTCATCGTCGGAAGCACATGTGCAACGGCGTTACCTCAACACGTTATGTATTAAAAACTCATCAATACAAACAGGTAAGCAGCATTTTAAAACAAGTGCACTACAATGAAATATTATAGTAACCCTCACGACGTCATAGGGActtataaaacttataaaataattttcgacgTCGAGGATGGACTACTACCGATTCATCCGCGATGAAATAAACGTAAATGACAGAAAAACCCGCAAATAATACAAATGGAAAGTCAAATATAACACAATACAAAGCCATATATCGCATTCTGTCGTCGTTCATAAGATAAAACCTCCAAAATGTGAATTTATCTGCTTACCTCACTCTCCATGTTTTTCGTAGTCCCCGGTCAAAGTGCTGCGTACGCGCCAGGAAATCcaacaggttcagtttttctgcgacgacgcagcgagctggagacgtgacgtcatcaattctcaaagtcgggctctgattggctcgctagccgcggcgtcaacgcaacgccgaactgtgaaggccccctcaCGCTCCTGAACCActaccctccctccatccccttctcctctctccccatTCTGCAAACACACCCGCCTTCTTTTACGGGGTCTCGGCCGCAGTCGACAGTCGAGGCCATGCCTTCGAACCCGTCGGATGTGAGTTTCTCTCGGGCAGTTCGCTCCGCTTTCCGTGTGTTTCTTTCGCGTGTACCCTCCACTTCTTCCTCGCGCGTCGTCCGAACCGGGAATCCGCGTGTCCCTCCAACAACTACAGAGGAAAGTTAAGCCTTTTCTCTCGCACAGTGATACTTCCCCTTTCTTGGAGTTCGATGAATATAGACTATGCTTTTCCCGCATCGTGAATAGAGTTTAAAGGATTTACACCAGCATAAACCGTGATTTGTGGGGGTCGTGTGTTTCGTGGGACAATATCATCACTCCCAGTGATTGTGTGAGGTTTGCAGGGCACATGAACTCTTTCCATATAATCGTATCCTGTGGCTATGACACAATTTTCTCGAGTTCTCTTACAGGAGTGTAAATCTATGCTGCATCtgatatttattatgatttttcccTTAATTGCGGACTTGGGATGTGTCATTGCCTCGGTAATCACTGTTAATCCATCAAATCCCAGCTCTTCGTTGCCCCCGAGTGTTGTGTTATGGAAACTGAGTGCGCGTGGGTAACAGTAAATTTTACCTGGATATTGTAAGGCTGATTATCACCATGATGAAGGCACAACGGAAGGCCAAAGGATATATTGGGACCTTTAGCTTGAGATTTCTTCGCGCCCTGGATATATTGGAATTATCCACGCGTCAATGTATCTCTAGTGTTGTGTGCCAAGTACTTGCAAAGCGGATTCGTAGTTGAGGTAGATCTAATCCCAAAGAACAAAGTGCTTACCTTTTCCCCCCTTAATATTCGCTGACCTTAGGATGAGTGCATTCAGTTCTGAAAAATATATCTAGATAATCCCCAGTGTGATTTCGATCGGATAAGAGTAATCCCAGTAAACCGCTATTGCAGAATAGGATCAGGATTTACGTACACACGAGAGTAGACGGTGAATGG encodes:
- the LOC124155308 gene encoding protein ALP1-like, yielding MDYEWEMYRRRVGIVALLMEGREGRRVRRWQVHPVCRERSRQGDYCNLIREMRLGDEVKYLNFLRMRPWMFQRLLEKVGPLLQKAVLRRDYLSPPHRLALTLRYLASGDSMTSIHYSFRVGLSTVSSIIRETCSALWEVCRGDFLAPTEENWRRLAHDFEERWKFPHCIGAIDGKHVVIQAFENSGSEYYNYKGQHSLVLLGVCDAQNKFTVVDIGAQGRHSDGGIFANSIMGWNFQAGQMNLPPPDKFHQNYEECPYFMVGDEAFGLTEYLLRPYPGRNRGRLTYEQQVFNYRLSLARKTIECTFGMLAQRWRILRKPIIAAEETVDGIVKAAVVLHNFLRDLEEERGERNYLAVGDEDGEGMPDVANAGIGNHTRRAARVRDIMKSYFCNEGAVPWQPQ
- the LOC124155309 gene encoding uncharacterized protein LOC124155309, translating into MNENSLLVLLAGPSTSSSGETIEDDCLIEALIMEVQQRPPLFDIRLPLKERTPERKAMLWREVYLALDGKIPEAELPSKFKSLRDRYVREKNVHPPSGSGALKRKKWVHFDSLTYLNSCIKYKKTSCSLDEGNGARFTPTVGSGAVPLSSPSPKSSQRGEFTERILQELRDTKPKENDGIHHFCMAVADLLRQKKREDLVALQIQILEILK